A window of Victivallaceae bacterium genomic DNA:
AGAACTTCAAAAGAAGGTTTTAGATAAATAAATTTTCCTAGTTTTTTTAGATGTTTGACGTTTTCTTTATTATTTAAAGAACCTCCTCCCAGAGAAATAACGCTGTTTTGTTTTCTAAGTTCACGTATAACCAAAGTTTCTAAAGATCGAAATTTTTCGTCTCCCTCTCGAGAATAAATGTTTTTTATAAGAAAAGAACGGTCTGTAAGACAGTTGTATAATTTTTTTACGTTAAGATCAGTATCAATCCATTCCAGGTGAAGTGCACGAGCCAAGATTTTTCCGAGAGTTGTTTTACCTGATTTTGAGGGACCAATGAGAATAAAACTTGTATTAGAACGATTGTTCAATATTCGCTCCTATTTTTATGACACTTT
This region includes:
- a CDS encoding shikimate kinase, which gives rise to MNNRSNTSFILIGPSKSGKTTLGKILARALHLEWIDTDLNVKKLYNCLTDRSFLIKNIYSREGDEKFRSLETLVIRELRKQNSVISLGGGSLNNKENVKHLKKLGKFIYLKPSFEVLWERVRLDYIPGYLSNTVSNSIRIDFKRQFFNILRRRVPLYEKLADITIATDCLSPKEIIKALKHQIMHGE